GGTTAAAGGCAGTCTTTTTTCCGTGCTTCAAGCAAAGGGTATTCTTAAAGAGGGCGTTAGGTGCTTGGACGTGTTTTGCGGCAGCGGCTCGCTCGGTATAGAAGCACTGTCGCGCGGAGCGAAGGATTGCGTATTTGTCGATATGAATACCGATAACGCAGCTGCTAATCTGGACAAGCTTCGGCTCAAAATGCGGCTCGTTCGCGGCGATTTTCGCAAAAGTTTGAGATTGCTCAAAAACGAGCGATTCGATATAGTGTTTTGCGATCCGCCGTATAAGAGCGGGTTCGGCGAGCAAGCGCTAAAGCTTCTTGTTAAGTACGGAATGCTCGGCGAAAACGGCGTTGCGGTTATCGAACGTGCGATCGAAAATAGCTTGCTTAAAGTCGATAAAACGTGTATAATAGACAGTAGGTCGTTCGGCGCTTCGGCGTTCGACATTGTGCGAGGTGATAATGAAGGCGATATTTGCGGGAGCGTTTGATCCGTTTACGCTCGGGCATTTGGACGTTGCGGCACGTGCGGCGAAAGCGTTTGACGAAGTGGTGATCGCTGTTGCAAACGTTACGGACAAGGTCACGGCGGATATCGACAAGCGCGTAGCGATAGCTAAATTATCGGTGAGCGCGTTGGATAACGTTATCGTTATGCCGTTCGACGGGCTGCTTACCGATTTCGCTAAAACGCAGGGTAAGAGCGTGATAGTTCGCGGCATACGCAACTCGGTAGATTTCGAGTACGAGAGCGACCATTCGCGCGTATACGACTTGCTCGGCGGCGTTGATACGGTTTGTTTTATAACCAAACCCGAATACAAGCATATATCGTCCTCGGTAGTTCGCGAGATGGTAGGGCTTGATTGTGATATAAAC
Above is a window of Clostridiales bacterium DNA encoding:
- the rsmD gene encoding 16S rRNA (guanine(966)-N(2))-methyltransferase RsmD, with the translated sequence MRVIAGLYKGTKLISPRGEVRPTTDLVKGSLFSVLQAKGILKEGVRCLDVFCGSGSLGIEALSRGAKDCVFVDMNTDNAAANLDKLRLKMRLVRGDFRKSLRLLKNERFDIVFCDPPYKSGFGEQALKLLVKYGMLGENGVAVIERAIENSLLKVDKTCIIDSRSFGASAFDIVRGDNEGDICGSV
- the coaD gene encoding pantetheine-phosphate adenylyltransferase; protein product: MKAIFAGAFDPFTLGHLDVAARAAKAFDEVVIAVANVTDKVTADIDKRVAIAKLSVSALDNVIVMPFDGLLTDFAKTQGKSVIVRGIRNSVDFEYESDHSRVYDLLGGVDTVCFITKPEYKHISSSVVREMVGLDCDINGYVSTKAVKLIKSTYSIKETL